A window of the Puntigrus tetrazona isolate hp1 unplaced genomic scaffold, ASM1883169v1 S000000776, whole genome shotgun sequence genome harbors these coding sequences:
- the LOC122335461 gene encoding ubiquitin carboxyl-terminal hydrolase 37-like, translating into MEFQLNRLRTCNSCGFQRSFREDYNYLSVVISPRGCLIDSLQQYFKRSSFDCSCSECAGSTASEELEVIVLPRILVLLVMRFDIASSMSKLKDRLKVPKEFSLSCSTGGSIRQQQHTVQTICCCVTSGQQFVLWALHQSHP; encoded by the exons ATGGAATTCCAGCTCAACCGTCTGCGCACCTGTAACAG CTGTGGCTTCCAGAGGAGCTTCAGAGAGGATTACAACTACCTCTCTGTGGTCATCAGTCCTCGAGGATGCCTCATAGACAGCCTGCAGCAGTACTTCAAA aGATCTTCGTTTGACTGCTCATGCAGCGAGTGCGCTGGCTCTACAGCCTCCGAGGAGCTGGAAGTAATTGTCCTTCCACG catcctggTGCTTCTGGTCATGCGTTTTGATATCGCATCCTCAATGTCCAAGCTGAAGGATCGACTGAAAGTCCCAAAAGAGTTTTCTCTGTCCTGCAGCACAG gTGGAAGCATTagacagcagcagcacacaGTACAGACTATCTGCTGCTGTGTCACATCTGGGCAGCAGTTTGTATTGTG GGCACTACATCAGTCACATCCCTGA